A genomic segment from Macrobrachium rosenbergii isolate ZJJX-2024 chromosome 30, ASM4041242v1, whole genome shotgun sequence encodes:
- the LOC136854939 gene encoding LOW QUALITY PROTEIN: zinc finger protein 593 homolog (The sequence of the model RefSeq protein was modified relative to this genomic sequence to represent the inferred CDS: inserted 1 base in 1 codon), with amino-acid sequence MGQPQRKKKRGRCAYMQRRIRLRNRKRDLDQIDGDLKEENASKLLHQEMDLDKPGGGQHYCLHCARYFITVEALHGHFRTKVHKRRLKALELEPHTIEESERAGGLGNYIXPKKRKMQTQPIDNGTYNEKDEDADLKVDKEVNKAMEVT; translated from the exons ATGGGTCagccacaaaggaaaaagaagaggggcAGGTGTGCTTACATGCAGAGGCGGATACGACTGAGAAATCGAAAAAGGGATTTGGATCAG ATTGATGGCGACCTTAAAGAGGAAAATGCTTCCAAGTTATTGCATCAAGAGATGGATCTTGATAAGCCAGGTGGAGGTCAACACTACTGCTTGCATTGTGC gagATACTTTATCACAGTTGAGGCCTTGCATGGCCACTTTAGAACAAAGGTACACAAAAGAAGACTCAAAGCACTAGAACTTGAGCCCCACACCATTGAAGAGTCTGAACGAGCAGGCGGTCTAGGAAATTATA CCCCAAAGAAAAGGAAGATGCAGACACAGCCAATAGATAATGGGACTTAcaatgaaaaagatgaagatgCAGATTTGAAAGTAGATAAAGAAGTCAATAAGGCAATGGAGGTAACTTAA